In Natrinema sp. HArc-T2, the genomic window ATACCGCGCGAACTGATATGTGGTTCTGGTAGCCAATGTCGCAGGTACGACTCGCCGGAACAGGAATGACGTCGTTTGGATCGCATCCCGATCGGACGGGAAGGGACATGTTCGCTGAGGCAGGGCTCGCCGCCCTCGAGGACGCCGGCGTCCCGGCCGCGGACGTCGACGAACTCTTCTATGGCAACTTCGTCGGCACCCTCTCCGAAGAACAGGGCCACCAGGGTCCGCTCATGGCAGAGGCACTCGGTACGACCGCTCCCTCGCGTCGGGTCGAAAGCGCCTGTGCCTCGAGCGGGCTTGCGGTCCATGACGCTGTGCGTGCGATCAGAAGCGGCGAGGCCGACGTCGTCGTTGCCGGCGGTATGGAACGGATGACGAACATGGGGACGGCCGGGGCGACGAAGGGACTGGCCGGCGCAGCCGACGACCTCTACGAGGTCCGGTCGGGTGTCACCTTCCCCGGTGCGTATGCGCTGATGGCACGCGCCTACTTCGACGAGTACGGCGGGAGCCACGAGGATCTGGCCTACATCGCGGTCAAAAACCACGACAACGCGCTGGTCAACGACCACGCGCACCTCCAGCAGGAGATCACGGTCGAGGACGCACTCGGTGCCCCCGAGATCGCATCTCCGTTTACCCTGTACGATTCCTGCCCGATCAGCGACGGCGCGGCAGCGCTCGTGTTGACGTCTCCAGAGTACGCCGCGGAACACGACCTCGAGGCGAACGTTGCGATCACCGGAGCCGGCCACGGCGGCGATACGATGGCGCTACACGATCGCCAGTCGCTCTCGCGGACGCCTGCAACCCGCGACGCTGCAGAGGAAGCCTACGACGACGCCGGCATCGAGCCAAGCGACATCGCCATCGCAGAGGTCCACGACTGCTTTACCATCGCGGAAGTGCTGGCGCTCGAGGCGCTTGGACTCTACAGTCACGGCGAGGCGATCGGTGCGGCCCGCCGCGGCGAGACGCGCCGTGACGGTGAGTTGCCGGTGAACCTCTCGGGCGGCCTGAAAGCGAAGGGCCATCCGGTGGGTGCGACCGGGGCCGCACAGGTCGCGGCCATCGCGACGCTGCTCGACGGCACCCACCCGCGTGCTGACGCTGTCGACGAAGACGCGACGGTCGGCGTTGCCCAGAACGCCGGTGGGACGGTCGCCAGTGCGACCGTTCACGTCCTGGAGGTGATGGACTAATGACTGACGTGACCAACGGCGAGTACGACGAGTTCCTCGAGGCGCTTGCAGAGGGCGAGGGTTACTATCTCACCTGCGAGAACGACCATGGCCTGCTCCCGCCGCGGCGTTCCTGTCCCCACTGTGGCGACCGCGACCTCGAGCAGCGTGACCTGCCAGCGTCCGGCGAGATCGTTACGCACACGACCGTGTTCGTCCCGACGCCGCAGTTCGAGGACGACGCACCATACGTCACCGCCGTCGTCGACTTCGACGGCGTCCGGCTTACGGGCGTCGTGCGGGGCATCGATCAGGCAGCCGTCGAAATCGGCGACCGCGTTACCGCGACCGTCGAATCGAACGAGACGGACGGCGAGCTGACCATCGTCTTCCGTCCGGCAGCATAACGAGACAGCACCGCGACAAAAACGGCACGCGAACAACCGGCGGCCCGACTACAGGCCGTGTTTCTTCTGTTCTTGCTGCCGGAGTTCGACGCGTCGGATCTTCCCGCTCGAGGTCTTGGGGAGTTCGTCGGTGAACTCGATCCGTCGGGGGTACTTGTAGGGGGCCGTCTCTTCTTTCATGAACGCTTGCAGCTCGTCTTTGAGCTCGTCGCTGCCCTCGTAGTCCTCGGCGAGGATCACGTAGGCCTTGACGACGCTGCCGCGTTCCTCGTGTGGGCTATCGACGACGGCGGCCTCGGCGACGGCGTCGTGGGTGACGAGGGCGTCTTCGACCTCGAAGGGGCCGATCCGGTAGCCTGAGGAGATGATGATGTCGTCGGCCCGGCCCTCGAAGAAGAAGTAGCCGTCTTCGTCGCGGGAGGCGAGATCGCCCGTGCGGTAGTAGTCGCCGGAGAGTTTCTCCTCGTCGAGGTCGGGTTTCTCGTAGTAGCCGTCGAAGATCGCCGGCGAGTCCACCGGGACGGCGACCTCGCCGATCTCGCCGGCCTCGACCTCTTCCTCGTCGTCGACGTCGATGATCGTCGCGCCGACGCCTGGCGTCGGCTTACCCATGCTGCCGGGCTTGACGTCGATCCCGGGGTAGTT contains:
- a CDS encoding Zn-ribbon domain-containing OB-fold protein, translating into MTDVTNGEYDEFLEALAEGEGYYLTCENDHGLLPPRRSCPHCGDRDLEQRDLPASGEIVTHTTVFVPTPQFEDDAPYVTAVVDFDGVRLTGVVRGIDQAAVEIGDRVTATVESNETDGELTIVFRPAA
- a CDS encoding beta-ketoacyl synthase N-terminal-like domain-containing protein, whose protein sequence is MSQVRLAGTGMTSFGSHPDRTGRDMFAEAGLAALEDAGVPAADVDELFYGNFVGTLSEEQGHQGPLMAEALGTTAPSRRVESACASSGLAVHDAVRAIRSGEADVVVAGGMERMTNMGTAGATKGLAGAADDLYEVRSGVTFPGAYALMARAYFDEYGGSHEDLAYIAVKNHDNALVNDHAHLQQEITVEDALGAPEIASPFTLYDSCPISDGAAALVLTSPEYAAEHDLEANVAITGAGHGGDTMALHDRQSLSRTPATRDAAEEAYDDAGIEPSDIAIAEVHDCFTIAEVLALEALGLYSHGEAIGAARRGETRRDGELPVNLSGGLKAKGHPVGATGAAQVAAIATLLDGTHPRADAVDEDATVGVAQNAGGTVASATVHVLEVMD